One stretch of Tribolium castaneum strain GA2 chromosome 5, icTriCast1.1, whole genome shotgun sequence DNA includes these proteins:
- the LOC661148 gene encoding thiamine transporter 1, translating to MNDWFKISLLLSIFGFLKEIRPSEPFVYEFLVGPWRNVSKEEVTEQVYPVGTYSYLAQSIVAFLITDLCRYKPLIVLLGLSGVVVWSMLLWTKSLFELQVLEAPRGCSIQK from the exons ATGAACGATTGGTTCAAAATTTCGCTCCTTTTGTCGATTTTTGGCTTTCTGAAGGAGATCAGACCGTCCGAACCCTTCGTTTACGAGTTCTTGGTGGGGCCTTGGAGGAATGTCAGCAAGGAGGAAGTCACCGAACAAGTCTATCCAGTGGGAACATACAGTTACTTGGCCCAATCGATTGTGGCCTTCCTCATTACCGACCTGTGCAGGTACAAACCTTTGATTGTCCTGTTGGGACTCTCGGGGGTGGTGGTATGGAGCATGCTACTGTGGACCAAGAGCCTCTTCGAACTACAAGTCCTTGAA GCGCCGAGGGGCTGCTCTATCCAAAAATAA
- the LOC135266303 gene encoding protein neuralized-like, which yields MPINFPKTHLKFHESHGQNIVLSQNMSTARRFGTNQSGLTFISSPVAPTQKIQFKILDVSLERSDLISIGFTSFDPANLQYDWPNCTPEQLKHTPGFWICSLSKYFCTKDKTIFFYATPSGVLHYGANGEEKGRCDKKIETGRPLWAVIDIWGTSTKIQLINECTTGYYFTPKPLEINEQVLIKILSSGRIVLGVTSFDPNHATTTLPQDPKFLVDRPEYWVPVDDPTWHFTRYDEISFKINEKGEMKIWKNDVLLLKVVHVDHSIPLWGFVHLGSVEKIEMTTSLDAVPSTSVESSGCKMVPKQKQGTDCVICCEKETEAALYPCGHMCLCFECMQQWQRNRERRCPICRAPAKDVIKIYK from the exons ATGCCAATA AATTTTCCTAAAACGCATTTAAAATTCCACGAAAGCCACGGCCAAAACATCGTACTGTCCCAAAATATGTCAACAGCTCGTCGTTTCGGAACCAACCAAAGTGGCCTAACATTCATATCCAGCCCTGTTGCCCCAACACAAAAAATCCAGTTCAAAATTCTCGACGTTTCGCTCGAACGTAGCGACCTCATCAGTATCGGTTTCACGTCCTTTGACCCCGCCAATCTTCAATACGATTGGCCAAACTGTACTCCAGAACAACTCAAACACACACCAGGATTTTGGATTTGTTCTCTTTCTAAGTATTTTTGCACCAAAGacaaaactatatttttctaCGCCACTCCTTCGGGTGTTCTCCACTATGGGGCCAACGGTGAGGAGAAGGGCCGTTGtgacaaaaaaatcgaaactgGTCGCCCTCTATGGGCCGTGATAGACATTTGGGGAACATCCACCAAAATTCAACTAATTAACGAATGTACAACTGGTTACTATTTCACTCCTAAACCCCTCGAAATCAACGAGCAAGTCCTCATTAAAATACTTTCCAGTGGTAGAATTGTCCTCGGGGTGACTTCCTTTGACCCCAACCACGCTACCACTACGTTACCCCAAGACCCCAAATTTTTAGTAGACCGACCCGAATACTGGGTCCCTGTAGACGACCCAACTTGGCATTTTACACGTTACGACGAAATcagctttaaaataaacgaaaaaggcgaaatgaaaatttggaaaaacgaCGTTTTATTACTCAAAGTGGTCCACGTCGATCACAGTATTCCACTTTGGGGGTTTGTGCACTTGGGTTcagtggaaaaaattgaaatgacCACTAGTTTAGACGCGGTACCATCGACATCAGTGGAGTCTAGTGGGTGTAAAATGGTACCAAAGCAAAAACAAGGCACCGACTGTGTTATTTGTTGTGAAAAAGAGACAGAAGCGGCGCTATATCCGTGCGGACATATGTGTTTGTGTTTCGAATGTATGCAACAGTGGCAGAGGAATAGAGAGAGGAGGTGTCCGATTTGTCGAGCGCCGGCTAAAgatgttataaaaatttacaagtaa
- the LOC103312930 gene encoding leucine-rich repeat-containing protein 15 produces the protein MLKTTVISLLLIGVTRAETISFKNVTLEWKTSTDRNTTTIPSSANLRDNIPKLQTEISVVLSGLVPVLYPKSVSGVPTLKSLTVSNVGLREIKPGAIENLPLLAHLILNRNELKVIERGTFTNLNLTSVNLGDNEISKLELGAFKNLKIHHLTLSNNKISEIRNGTFENVSLQSLNLYGNGLRKIDGPITNLTNLVLSNNNLTEIDLHFPDLKYLDLSFNSIQVLKPGDLKNLPALDTLDLTANTLHHVPEGVFSQSKLVTLKLNYNQIAKIEPKSFDDMSQLSVLHIDHNNLTQWDDKWLSNSPKLAYIFAGFNRIGALPGQAFRNYPQMYSIDLQGNLIKEVSRESFAGLEKVVNFSLRDNLIVDLDPEWLANATVGSVDLSGNKLGCVEGNLEEAFRRVDFVHLEGNPWREDCVEKIKTFLSQWPKIKRIVSSVSQQPI, from the coding sequence atgttaaaaacaacTGTGATTTCTTTACTTTTGATTGGTGTAACACGAGCTGAAAccatttctttcaaaaatgtaacacTGGAATGGAAAACAAGCACAGATCGTAACACCACAACCATTCCATCATCAGCCAACCTTCGAGACAACATCCCAAAGCTTCAGACCGAGATTTCGGTGGTTTTGAGTGGTTTAGTGCCTGTTTTATACCCAAAATCAGTGAGTGGTGTACCAACTTTAAAATCACTAACAGTATCAAACGTCGGCTTGAGAGAAATAAAACCAGgagcgattgaaaatttacCACTTCTGGCccatttgattttaaatcgCAATGAGCTCAAAGTTATTGAACGAGGAACTTTCACAAACTTAAACCTGACAAGTGTGAATTTAGGTGACAATGAAATTTCCAAACTCGAACTTGGGGCTTTCAAAAACCTCAAAATTCACCATCTCACACTcagtaacaacaaaatttctgAGATTCGAAACGGGACTTTTGAAAACGTCTCACTCCAAAGCTTGAATTTGTACGGAAATGGGCTCCGAAAAATCGACGGACCAATCACAAACTTAACAAATCTGGTCCTGAGCAACAACAATTTGACCGAAATCGATTTGCATTTCCCTGATTTAAAATATCTCGACTTGAGTTTCAATTCCATTCAAGTTCTAAAGCCCGGAGACTTGAAAAATCTTCCCGCACTGGACACGTTGGACCTCACCGCTAATACCCTTCACCACGTCCCTGAAGGTGTCTTCAGTCAGTCGAAACTGGTAACTTTGAAACTAAATTACAACCAAATCGCGAAAATCGAACCCAAGTCATTCGACGACATGTCTCAGCTCAGTGTTTTGCACATCGACCACAACAACTTAACCCAATGGGATGACAAATGGTTGAGTAATTCCCCCAAGTTGGCCTACATTTTCGCCGGTTTTAACCGAATTGGAGCTTTGCCGGGCCAAGCCTTCCGGAATTATCCCCAAATGTACAGCATTGATTTGCAAGGAAATTTGATTAAAGAAGTTTCACGGGAAAGTTTCGCGGGGTTGGAGAAAGTGGTGAATTTTAGTTTGAGGGATAATTTGATTGTGGATTTGGACCCAGAATGGCTGGCTAATGCGACGGTGGGAAGTGTGGATTTGAGTGGAAATAAGCTGGGGTGTGTGGAGGGAAATTTAGAGGAGGCTTTCAGAAGGGTGGACTTTGTGCATCTGGAGGGGAATCCCTGGCGGGAGGATTGTGTGGAAAAGATTAAAACATTTCTTTCCCAGTGGCCAAAAATAAAACGCATTGTTAGTTCTGTGTCACAACAACCAATTTGA
- the Dredd gene encoding caspase-8 isoform X1 codes for MGGLFSSQGNDYSDDSCSEEESNEVSCKNQPTFDEDNCLDSTDTIDASLSQPAMPITLNVDQVMSIENDLDDYEKVALVFLIYEDPKSAFVQLTKLLQGSHDKLLYNWAIHENLAGRKWQEKLVEALCIIQNYQIISSLGFKREDLTARFLPHHIFTYAYVNKVRKALYFVCEALQQKDVENLLNLACKDFREKGLDFKCINAQFLELYLLHWETVGYVKLDDLSNLCRVLKQIDQLDICDKLREIVPIVHKSAESRSVDKRVDSSESEKRQSVSVFEGILDPKSSLLSLASLETSHISADNAAFVSDENKYFIDPERPGICLIINQENFYREVDRKYRHLLPRRDNKLELRIGTQYDRDKLEATFRQFGFKTIVENNLTHLEMLRKIEEVVQSVNDESSLFISIMSHGDVGVVYGVNSCQVDVKAIKRVMCTKNRPHLSGKPKVLILQSCQGTRCQKIQSDDDDIETDGPSSPVQESVPPIADLFTFWATVPGYGAIRNKKTGSWFIQSLCGKMKELGHKYHFDDICTSVIGDVSRKKWCQEKDEVAMVPEKESTFRKLFYLPPVRVTPASSAPMNPSTVRTDSTAPL; via the exons ATGGGTGGATTGTTTTCAAGCCAAGGAAATGATTATTCCGACGATTCGTGTTCCGAAGAGGAAAGCAACGAGGTGTCGTGCAAAAATCAACCTACCTTTG ATGAGGACAATTGTTTGGACTCCACTGACACCATAGACGCCAGTTTATCGCAACCAGCGATGCCAATAACGCTAAATGTGGACCAAGTTATGTCCATTGAAAACGACTTGGATGACTACGAGAAG GTGGCCCTTGTGTTTTTGATTTACGAAGACCCCAAATCTGCGTTTGTTCAACTAACGAAATTGCTCCAAGGGTCCCATGACAAACTCTTGTATAATTGGGCAATTCATGAGAACTTAGCCGGTCGGAAGTGGCAAGAAAAGCTGGTTGAGGCACTTTGCATCATCCAGAATTACCAAATCATATCAAGTTTGGGCTTCAAACGGGAGGATTTAACCGCTCGGTTTTTACCGCACCACATTTTCACGTACGCCTATGTGAACAAAGTCAGAAAGGCCCTCTATTTCGTCTGCGAGGCGTTGCAGCAGAAGGACGTTGAGAATTTGCTCAACTTGGCGTGTAAGGACTTCAGGGAGAAGGGGCTGGATTTTAAGTGCATTAATGCGCAATTTTTGGAGTTGTATTTGCTGCATTGGGAGACTGTGGGGTACGTAAAACTGGACGATTTGAGTAATTTGTGTAGAGTTCTCAAGCAAATTGACCAGTTGGATATTTGTGATAAACTGAGAGAAATTGTGCCAATTGTGCACAAATCTGCTGAGAGTAGAAGTGTAGATAAAAGAGTAGATTCTAGTGAGAGTGAAAAAAGACAGTCAGTGAGTGTGTTTGAGGGAATTTTAGATCCAAAGTCCAGTTTGCTTAGTCTGGCCTCGCTGGAGACGTCGCATATCAGTGCAGACAATGCAGCTTTTGTCAGcgatgaaaataaatattttattgatcCAGAAAGACCTGGCATTTGTTTGATCATCAATCAAGAGAATTTCTACAGAGAAGTGGACAGAAAATATCGA CACTTGCTTCCACGCCGGGACAACAAATTAGAACTTAGGATTGGTACACAATACGACCGAGACAAGCTTGAAGCCACTTTCCGACAATTTGGTTTCAAAACTATTGTAGAAAATAATCTCACTCATTTGGAAATGCTACGAAAAATAGAAGAAGTAGTGCAAAGCGTTAACGATGAGTCGAGCCTTTTCATTTCTATAATGTCTCATGGTGATGTAG GTGTCGTTTACGGCGTTAATAGTTGCCAAGTCGACGTCAAAGCAATTAAACGTGTGATGTGTACCAAAAATCGCCCACATTTATCGGGGAAACCCAAAGTTTTAATCCTCCAGTCTTGTCAAGGCACCAGATGTCAAAAAA tTCAGTCAGATGACGATGACATTGAAACAGACGGTCCTTCGTCACCTGTCCAAGAATCAGTCCCGCCAATAGCAGATTTGTTCACTTTCTGGGCCACAGTTCCAGGCTATGGTGCAATAAGGAACAAAAAAACAGGATCCTGGTTTATTCAGTCCTTGTGCGGAAAAATGAAAGAATTGGGGCATAAGTACCATTTCGATGATATCTGCACCAGTGTTATAGGGGACGTAAGTAGGAAAAAATGGTGCCAAGAGAAGGACGAAGTGGCAATGGTGCCAGAAAAGGAGTCCACATTCAGGAAACTGTTTTATCTGCCACCCGTTAGAgt AACGCCGGCCAGCAGCGCCCCCATGAACCCCAGTACGGTCAGGACCGACTCAACAGCCCCGTTGTAA
- the Dredd gene encoding caspase-8 isoform X2: MPITLNVDQVMSIENDLDDYEKVALVFLIYEDPKSAFVQLTKLLQGSHDKLLYNWAIHENLAGRKWQEKLVEALCIIQNYQIISSLGFKREDLTARFLPHHIFTYAYVNKVRKALYFVCEALQQKDVENLLNLACKDFREKGLDFKCINAQFLELYLLHWETVGYVKLDDLSNLCRVLKQIDQLDICDKLREIVPIVHKSAESRSVDKRVDSSESEKRQSVSVFEGILDPKSSLLSLASLETSHISADNAAFVSDENKYFIDPERPGICLIINQENFYREVDRKYRHLLPRRDNKLELRIGTQYDRDKLEATFRQFGFKTIVENNLTHLEMLRKIEEVVQSVNDESSLFISIMSHGDVGVVYGVNSCQVDVKAIKRVMCTKNRPHLSGKPKVLILQSCQGTRCQKIQSDDDDIETDGPSSPVQESVPPIADLFTFWATVPGYGAIRNKKTGSWFIQSLCGKMKELGHKYHFDDICTSVIGDVSRKKWCQEKDEVAMVPEKESTFRKLFYLPPVRVTPASSAPMNPSTVRTDSTAPL; encoded by the exons ATGCCAATAACGCTAAATGTGGACCAAGTTATGTCCATTGAAAACGACTTGGATGACTACGAGAAG GTGGCCCTTGTGTTTTTGATTTACGAAGACCCCAAATCTGCGTTTGTTCAACTAACGAAATTGCTCCAAGGGTCCCATGACAAACTCTTGTATAATTGGGCAATTCATGAGAACTTAGCCGGTCGGAAGTGGCAAGAAAAGCTGGTTGAGGCACTTTGCATCATCCAGAATTACCAAATCATATCAAGTTTGGGCTTCAAACGGGAGGATTTAACCGCTCGGTTTTTACCGCACCACATTTTCACGTACGCCTATGTGAACAAAGTCAGAAAGGCCCTCTATTTCGTCTGCGAGGCGTTGCAGCAGAAGGACGTTGAGAATTTGCTCAACTTGGCGTGTAAGGACTTCAGGGAGAAGGGGCTGGATTTTAAGTGCATTAATGCGCAATTTTTGGAGTTGTATTTGCTGCATTGGGAGACTGTGGGGTACGTAAAACTGGACGATTTGAGTAATTTGTGTAGAGTTCTCAAGCAAATTGACCAGTTGGATATTTGTGATAAACTGAGAGAAATTGTGCCAATTGTGCACAAATCTGCTGAGAGTAGAAGTGTAGATAAAAGAGTAGATTCTAGTGAGAGTGAAAAAAGACAGTCAGTGAGTGTGTTTGAGGGAATTTTAGATCCAAAGTCCAGTTTGCTTAGTCTGGCCTCGCTGGAGACGTCGCATATCAGTGCAGACAATGCAGCTTTTGTCAGcgatgaaaataaatattttattgatcCAGAAAGACCTGGCATTTGTTTGATCATCAATCAAGAGAATTTCTACAGAGAAGTGGACAGAAAATATCGA CACTTGCTTCCACGCCGGGACAACAAATTAGAACTTAGGATTGGTACACAATACGACCGAGACAAGCTTGAAGCCACTTTCCGACAATTTGGTTTCAAAACTATTGTAGAAAATAATCTCACTCATTTGGAAATGCTACGAAAAATAGAAGAAGTAGTGCAAAGCGTTAACGATGAGTCGAGCCTTTTCATTTCTATAATGTCTCATGGTGATGTAG GTGTCGTTTACGGCGTTAATAGTTGCCAAGTCGACGTCAAAGCAATTAAACGTGTGATGTGTACCAAAAATCGCCCACATTTATCGGGGAAACCCAAAGTTTTAATCCTCCAGTCTTGTCAAGGCACCAGATGTCAAAAAA tTCAGTCAGATGACGATGACATTGAAACAGACGGTCCTTCGTCACCTGTCCAAGAATCAGTCCCGCCAATAGCAGATTTGTTCACTTTCTGGGCCACAGTTCCAGGCTATGGTGCAATAAGGAACAAAAAAACAGGATCCTGGTTTATTCAGTCCTTGTGCGGAAAAATGAAAGAATTGGGGCATAAGTACCATTTCGATGATATCTGCACCAGTGTTATAGGGGACGTAAGTAGGAAAAAATGGTGCCAAGAGAAGGACGAAGTGGCAATGGTGCCAGAAAAGGAGTCCACATTCAGGAAACTGTTTTATCTGCCACCCGTTAGAgt AACGCCGGCCAGCAGCGCCCCCATGAACCCCAGTACGGTCAGGACCGACTCAACAGCCCCGTTGTAA
- the usp gene encoding ultraspiracle nuclear receptor isoform X2 encodes MGSLGAPQSPLDMKPDASTLGQFSPQGPNSPVSFSMGGHGTLLSPSGNTPNKSSTSPYPPNHPLSGSKHLCSICGDRASGKHYGVYSCEGCKGFFKRTVRKDLSYACREEKNCIIDKRQRNRCQYCRYQKCLNMGMKREAVQEERQRTKDRDTSEVESTSNLQADMPLERIIEAEKRVECNDPLVALVVNENNTTVNNICQATHKQLFQLVQWAKLVPHFTSLPLTDQVQLLRAGWNELLIAAFSHRSMQAQDAIVLATGLTVNKSTAHAVGVGNIYDRVLSELVNKMKEMKMDKTELGCLRAIILYNPDVRGIKSVQEVEMLREKIYGVLEEYTRTTHPNEPGRFAKLLLRLPALRSIGLKCLEHLFFFKLIGDVPIDTFLMEMLEGTTDS; translated from the exons ATGGGCAGCTTGGGAGCACCCCAGTCCCCCTTGGACATGAAACCTGACGCTTCCACTTTGGGCCAGTTCAGCCCTCAAGGGCCCAACAGCCCCGTTTCCTTCTCGATGGGCGGGCACGGGACTCTCCTGAGTCCTTCGGGAAATACGCCCAATAAAAGCTCCACTTCGCCGTATCCTCCCAATCATCCCCTCAGCGGGTCCAAACACTTGTGTTCGATATGCGGCGATAGGGCGAGCGGAAAGCACTACGGGGTGTATAG CTGCGAAGGTTGCAAAGGATTTTTCAAGAGAACGGTCAGGAAGGACCTTTCGTACGCCTGTCGAGAGGAGAAGAACTGCATCATCGATAAAAGACAAAGAAACAG GTGTCAGTATTGTAGATATCAAAAATGCCTCAATATGGGGATGAAGCGGGAGGCCGTCCAGGAAGAACGGCAACGAACGAAAGACAGAGACACGTCCGAGGTGGAGTCGACATCGAATTTACAAGCAGACATGCCTCTGGAGAGGATAATCGAAGCGGAGAAACGAGTCGAATGCAACGATCCCTTGGTGGCATTGGTGGTAAACGAG AATAATACCACTGTGAACAATATCTGTCAAGCAACACACAAGCAACTGTTTCAATTGGTCCAATGGGCGAAGCTCGTACCTCATTTCACATCATTGCCGTTGACAGATCAGGTGCAATTGTTAAGGGCGGGATGGAATGAATTGCTCATAGCCGCCTTCTCGCACCGGTCGATGCAAGCACAGGATGCTATAGTTCTAGCGACGGGATTGACAGTCAACAA aTCGACTGCACACGCTGTCGGCGTCGGCAACATCTACGACCGCGTCCTCTCCGAGCTGGTGaacaaaatgaaagaaatGAAAATGGACAAAACGGAATTGGGTTGTTTGCGGGCGATAATTCTCTACAATCCTG ATGTTCGAGGGATAAAGTCGGTGCAAGAAGTGGAAATGTTGCGTGAGAAAATCTACGGCGTCCTCGAGGAGTACACCAGGACGACTCATCCAAACGAGCCTGGAAGGTTTGCCAAATTATTACTTCGTTTGCCGGCTTTAAGGTCCATTGGGTTGAAATGTCTCGAACATCTCTTCTTTTTCAAACTGATCGGTGATGTCCCGATAGATACTTTCCTAATGGAGATGTTGGAGGGCACAACGGATTCGTAG
- the usp gene encoding ultraspiracle nuclear receptor encodes MESTDRALSLDQNLSMGSLGAPQSPLDMKPDASTLGQFSPQGPNSPVSFSMGGHGTLLSPSGNTPNKSSTSPYPPNHPLSGSKHLCSICGDRASGKHYGVYSCEGCKGFFKRTVRKDLSYACREEKNCIIDKRQRNRCQYCRYQKCLNMGMKREAVQEERQRTKDRDTSEVESTSNLQADMPLERIIEAEKRVECNDPLVALVVNENNTTVNNICQATHKQLFQLVQWAKLVPHFTSLPLTDQVQLLRAGWNELLIAAFSHRSMQAQDAIVLATGLTVNKSTAHAVGVGNIYDRVLSELVNKMKEMKMDKTELGCLRAIILYNPDVRGIKSVQEVEMLREKIYGVLEEYTRTTHPNEPGRFAKLLLRLPALRSIGLKCLEHLFFFKLIGDVPIDTFLMEMLEGTTDS; translated from the exons ATGGAGTCAACAGATAGAG ccCTTAGTCTGGACCAGAATCTCTCGATGGGCAGCTTGGGAGCACCCCAGTCCCCCTTGGACATGAAACCTGACGCTTCCACTTTGGGCCAGTTCAGCCCTCAAGGGCCCAACAGCCCCGTTTCCTTCTCGATGGGCGGGCACGGGACTCTCCTGAGTCCTTCGGGAAATACGCCCAATAAAAGCTCCACTTCGCCGTATCCTCCCAATCATCCCCTCAGCGGGTCCAAACACTTGTGTTCGATATGCGGCGATAGGGCGAGCGGAAAGCACTACGGGGTGTATAG CTGCGAAGGTTGCAAAGGATTTTTCAAGAGAACGGTCAGGAAGGACCTTTCGTACGCCTGTCGAGAGGAGAAGAACTGCATCATCGATAAAAGACAAAGAAACAG GTGTCAGTATTGTAGATATCAAAAATGCCTCAATATGGGGATGAAGCGGGAGGCCGTCCAGGAAGAACGGCAACGAACGAAAGACAGAGACACGTCCGAGGTGGAGTCGACATCGAATTTACAAGCAGACATGCCTCTGGAGAGGATAATCGAAGCGGAGAAACGAGTCGAATGCAACGATCCCTTGGTGGCATTGGTGGTAAACGAG AATAATACCACTGTGAACAATATCTGTCAAGCAACACACAAGCAACTGTTTCAATTGGTCCAATGGGCGAAGCTCGTACCTCATTTCACATCATTGCCGTTGACAGATCAGGTGCAATTGTTAAGGGCGGGATGGAATGAATTGCTCATAGCCGCCTTCTCGCACCGGTCGATGCAAGCACAGGATGCTATAGTTCTAGCGACGGGATTGACAGTCAACAA aTCGACTGCACACGCTGTCGGCGTCGGCAACATCTACGACCGCGTCCTCTCCGAGCTGGTGaacaaaatgaaagaaatGAAAATGGACAAAACGGAATTGGGTTGTTTGCGGGCGATAATTCTCTACAATCCTG ATGTTCGAGGGATAAAGTCGGTGCAAGAAGTGGAAATGTTGCGTGAGAAAATCTACGGCGTCCTCGAGGAGTACACCAGGACGACTCATCCAAACGAGCCTGGAAGGTTTGCCAAATTATTACTTCGTTTGCCGGCTTTAAGGTCCATTGGGTTGAAATGTCTCGAACATCTCTTCTTTTTCAAACTGATCGGTGATGTCCCGATAGATACTTTCCTAATGGAGATGTTGGAGGGCACAACGGATTCGTAG
- the usp gene encoding ultraspiracle nuclear receptor isoform X1 — protein sequence MMKKEKPMMSVTAIIQGAQNWSRSLPNFGPPHMSLALSLDQNLSMGSLGAPQSPLDMKPDASTLGQFSPQGPNSPVSFSMGGHGTLLSPSGNTPNKSSTSPYPPNHPLSGSKHLCSICGDRASGKHYGVYSCEGCKGFFKRTVRKDLSYACREEKNCIIDKRQRNRCQYCRYQKCLNMGMKREAVQEERQRTKDRDTSEVESTSNLQADMPLERIIEAEKRVECNDPLVALVVNENNTTVNNICQATHKQLFQLVQWAKLVPHFTSLPLTDQVQLLRAGWNELLIAAFSHRSMQAQDAIVLATGLTVNKSTAHAVGVGNIYDRVLSELVNKMKEMKMDKTELGCLRAIILYNPDVRGIKSVQEVEMLREKIYGVLEEYTRTTHPNEPGRFAKLLLRLPALRSIGLKCLEHLFFFKLIGDVPIDTFLMEMLEGTTDS from the exons atgatgaaaaaagaaaaaccgaTGATGTCTGTGACTGCTATTATACAGGGGGCGCAAAACTGGAGCCGGAGTCTACCCAATTTCGGACCTCCGCACATGTCGCTAg ccCTTAGTCTGGACCAGAATCTCTCGATGGGCAGCTTGGGAGCACCCCAGTCCCCCTTGGACATGAAACCTGACGCTTCCACTTTGGGCCAGTTCAGCCCTCAAGGGCCCAACAGCCCCGTTTCCTTCTCGATGGGCGGGCACGGGACTCTCCTGAGTCCTTCGGGAAATACGCCCAATAAAAGCTCCACTTCGCCGTATCCTCCCAATCATCCCCTCAGCGGGTCCAAACACTTGTGTTCGATATGCGGCGATAGGGCGAGCGGAAAGCACTACGGGGTGTATAG CTGCGAAGGTTGCAAAGGATTTTTCAAGAGAACGGTCAGGAAGGACCTTTCGTACGCCTGTCGAGAGGAGAAGAACTGCATCATCGATAAAAGACAAAGAAACAG GTGTCAGTATTGTAGATATCAAAAATGCCTCAATATGGGGATGAAGCGGGAGGCCGTCCAGGAAGAACGGCAACGAACGAAAGACAGAGACACGTCCGAGGTGGAGTCGACATCGAATTTACAAGCAGACATGCCTCTGGAGAGGATAATCGAAGCGGAGAAACGAGTCGAATGCAACGATCCCTTGGTGGCATTGGTGGTAAACGAG AATAATACCACTGTGAACAATATCTGTCAAGCAACACACAAGCAACTGTTTCAATTGGTCCAATGGGCGAAGCTCGTACCTCATTTCACATCATTGCCGTTGACAGATCAGGTGCAATTGTTAAGGGCGGGATGGAATGAATTGCTCATAGCCGCCTTCTCGCACCGGTCGATGCAAGCACAGGATGCTATAGTTCTAGCGACGGGATTGACAGTCAACAA aTCGACTGCACACGCTGTCGGCGTCGGCAACATCTACGACCGCGTCCTCTCCGAGCTGGTGaacaaaatgaaagaaatGAAAATGGACAAAACGGAATTGGGTTGTTTGCGGGCGATAATTCTCTACAATCCTG ATGTTCGAGGGATAAAGTCGGTGCAAGAAGTGGAAATGTTGCGTGAGAAAATCTACGGCGTCCTCGAGGAGTACACCAGGACGACTCATCCAAACGAGCCTGGAAGGTTTGCCAAATTATTACTTCGTTTGCCGGCTTTAAGGTCCATTGGGTTGAAATGTCTCGAACATCTCTTCTTTTTCAAACTGATCGGTGATGTCCCGATAGATACTTTCCTAATGGAGATGTTGGAGGGCACAACGGATTCGTAG